From the genome of Spinacia oleracea cultivar Varoflay chromosome 2, BTI_SOV_V1, whole genome shotgun sequence, one region includes:
- the LOC110791007 gene encoding nuclear pore complex protein NUP43 produces MAVNQFQTQQHQNLQIHRLPQSKFIDAVRWLPPFAAFDKFIVLSLFDPTSSSSTIELHSLDFPDSANPNPILSPLSTFSSPSLSRTSFLKTSQSLIAFSTFSGSLDFLSPNYSSPDEVSLDSLPSLQEKGFHVGPISCIDVLERDCVSVGEDGRVNLVGFGDGKASYRRVFDSDGLVSYSAVKWASPMEFATGGLGCSLQWWDQRRKPGEPALQFKGKWSQKTASGVVHSIDIHPSRKHTCMAGGSSGTVFGWDLRWPQQPIVLSGVGIGERPSNPISESEVWEVQFDCHLQSSNITSMSSSMMPVMMCSEEGILAVLEPGAEPFELLEEPCAINSFDINKQNYSDVICSLEWESLAILSRS; encoded by the exons ATGGCTGTAAACCAATTCCAAACCCAGCAACACCAAAACCTCCAAATTCATCGTCTCCCCCAATCCAAATTCATCGATGCAGTACGTTGGCTACCTCCATTTGCCGCCTTCGACAAATTCATCGTTCTCTCTCTCTTTGACCCCACTTCCTCCTCTTCCACAATCGAACTCCACTCTCTCGATTTCCCTGATTCCGCAAACCCTAATCCCATCCTCTCTCCCCTCTCCACCTTCTCCTccccttctctctctagaacatCCTTTCTCAAAACCTCGCAATCCCTCATTGCCTTCTCCACATTCTCTGGCTCCctcgattttctctctcctaattacTCGTCTCCCGACGAGGTTTCTCTCGATTCGTTGCCTTCTTTGCAGGAGAAGGGGTTTCATGTTGGACCCATTTCGTGTATTGATGTTTTGGAGAGGGATTGTGTGAGTGTTGGAGAAGATGGGAGGGTTAATTTGGTGGGATTCGGGGACGGGAAGGCGAGTTATCGGCGGGTTTTCGATAGCGATGGGCTGGTTTCGTATTCGGCTGTGAAATGGGCGTCTCCCATGGAGTTTGCTACTGGTGGGTTGGGGTGTAGTCTTCAGTGGTGGGATCAGAGGAGGAAACCTGGGGAGCCTGCATTACAGTTTAAGGGCAAATG GTCTCAGAAAACTGCTTCTGGAGTTGTGCATTCCATCGATATTCATCCATCAAGAAAGCATACCTGTATG GCAGGAGGTTCCTCCGGTACTGTGTTTGGTTGGGACCTAAGGTGGCCACAGCAGCCTATTGTTCTCTCCGGAGTTGGGATTGGCGAAAGACCATCAAATCCAATTTCAGAAAGTGAAGTATGGGAGGTGCAGTTTGATTGTCATTTGCAGTCTTCAAATATTACCAGTATGTCCTCGTCGATGATGCCTGTTATGATGTGCTCTGAAGAAGGGATTCTTGCAGTCCTCGAGCCAG GTGCAGAACCATTTGAACTATTGGAAGAACCATGTGCCATCAACAGCTTTGACATTAACAAGCAGAATTACTCT GATGTTATATGCAGTTTGGAATGGGAATCGCTGGCTATACTTTCAAGGTCGTAA